One window from the genome of Musa acuminata AAA Group cultivar baxijiao chromosome BXJ1-4, Cavendish_Baxijiao_AAA, whole genome shotgun sequence encodes:
- the LOC135672113 gene encoding protein ETHYLENE-INSENSITIVE 3-like 1a — MCDEEGRATTEFPGVDLQCDPTIGEAILGDTSTELEELLGPPPSRFFEAPLPHEVEETDDPQAEEKLRIRLWNDVIRLKIMREQKSKMMMQHNGATLWYCSQEQSRRKKLARSQERILNEMLELTQEGLALGFVYGIVTYKGKPASGASNNLRAWWKDTVRFDRQGPAAIRKYQMESPVVFAGSEMSSKFSVPNALQELQDTTAGSLLSALMPYCDPPQRRFPMDKGVPPPWWPTMTEEWWQQIGIPKDPRPPPYKKPHDLKKAWKVSVLISVIKHLMPDIAKIQRLVEKSKGLQDKITAKEIDILDAVLRHELKTYLEPQCGTPPRLPPPMEGESHCMEEVAKGEFSPSSAPIHVVENPSASETGKERPTDVPQYSAMDVDMFTGMNFPCNWYSCAVLPDQTTGNLYRDGNDGNLHHSQAPGCHIDSNPTSSIYDVAYNADLWSTINQGNPNAGLDLFEKSLDVDQSLPPTLIGAEMNVDESMLELNTMETTNILGELDSLIHPEMFPSDGTLSFELDLEDHDASVFSVTMDQTAAVPSQIPDVLHDLVEYDWSQNFWM; from the coding sequence ATGTGTGATGAGGAAGGTAGAGCAACTACTGAATTTCCTGGAGTCGATCTCCAATGCGATCCTACCATTGGGGAAGCCATCCTTGGTGATACTTCCACCGAGTTGGAAGAGTTACTGGGTCCTCCTCCCAGTAGATTCTTCGAAGCTCCATTGCCACATGAGGTAGAAGAAACGGATGATCCTCAAGCCGAAGAAAAGCTTAGGATCCGCCTCTGGAACGACGTTATCCGATTGAAGATAATGAGGGAGCAAAAGTCTAAAATGATGATGCAGCACAATGGTGCAACCTTGTGGTATTGCTCGCAGGAGCAATCACGGAGGAAGAAGCTGGCACGGAGCCAGGAGAGGATACTGAATGAGATGCTGGAGCTGACGCAAGAAGGCCTAGCTCTCGGCTTCGTCTATGGGATCGTGACCTACAAAGGAAAGCCAGCCAGTGGGGCTTCCAACAACCTGCGTGCATGGTGGAAGGACACAGTTCGGTTCGATCGGCAGGGCCCAGCAGCGATCAGAAAATATCAGATGGAGAGTCCAGTGGTCTTTGCTGGAAGTGAGATGAGCTCCAAATTCTCCGTTCCTAACGCGCTGCAGGAGTTGCAGGACACGACGGCTGGCTCCCTCTTGTCCGCCTTGATGCCCTACTGCGATCCTCCTCAGCGGAGGTTCCCGATGGACAAGGGTGTTCCACCACCATGGTGGCCTACCATGACGGAGGAGTGGTGGCAGCAGATCGGGATCCCCAAAGATCCACGGCCTCCACCATATAAGAAGCCACACGACCTGAAGAAGGCGTGGAAGGTGAGCGTTCTGATCTCCGTCATCAAGCACTTGATGCCCGACATCGCAAAGATCCAACGGCTGGTCGAGAAGTCCAAAGGCCTCCAAGATAAGATCACGGCGAAGGAGATTGACATTCTGGACGCTGTCCTTAGGCATGAATTGAAGACGTATCTTGAGCCGCAATGCGGTACTCCTCCTCGACTTCCTCCACCCATGGAAGGAGAAAGCCACTGCATGGAAGAAGTTGCGAAGGGTGAGTTCTCCCCTTCTAGCGCACCTATTCATGTTGTCGAGAACCCATCTGCCTCAGAGACCGGGAAAGAGCGACCTACGGACGTGCCACAGTACTCAGCCATGGATGTGGACATGTTTACAGGCATGAACTTCCCCTGCAACTGGTACAGCTGTGCTGTACTTCCTGATCAAACTACGGGAAACCTTTATCGAGATGGCAACGATGGGAACCTACATCACAGTCAAGCTCCAGGTTGCCACATCGATTCAAATCCAACTAGTTCCATCTACGATGTGGCCTATAACGCTGATCTTTGGAGTACCATAAACCAAGGAAATCCAAATGCAGGCCTCGATCTCTTTGAGAAAAGTCTTGACGTTGACCAGTCTCTCCCACCGACTTTGATTGGTGCGGaaatgaatgttgatgagtcgaTGCTCGAGCTGAATACGATGGAGACGACGAACATCCTCGGAGAACTCGACAGCTTGATCCATCCTGAGATGTTTCCCTCTGATGGGACACTGTCCTTTGAACTTGATTTGGAAGATCATGATGCTTCTGTTTTCTCAGTCACCATGGACCAAACGGCTGCGGTGCCGAGTCAAATTCCAGATGTATTACATGATCTAGTAGAATATGACTGGTCCCAGAATTTCTGGATGTGA